The proteins below come from a single Parazoarcus communis genomic window:
- a CDS encoding glycosyltransferase family 4 protein — MSDQASPRCSFIVAGDPGQRTGGYRYDAFIVDGLRERGWQVEVMGLAGRFPVPDELAWEALDRALTDLPDDSRVVIDGLAMGGLPDVIQTHAGRLRIIALVHHPLADESDIGSVQRMLFLRSESEALASVAAVVTTSAFTARRLQDFGVPSSCISVVVPGVQAAPVAVGGHHPLRMLCVATITPRKGHEVLVAALQRLGELDWECVCIGSLLRDPLHAQRIARQIQDAGLGDRMRLYGEMADVELAGAYAAADCFVLASHYEGYGMVITEALARGLPVVCTRGGALAETLPPEAGLLVAVDDVDALADALRRMIEEPALRKRLRDGARKARDGLRGWAEAAAEFARVLDSV; from the coding sequence GTGAGCGATCAGGCTTCGCCACGCTGCAGCTTCATCGTCGCCGGCGACCCGGGTCAGCGTACTGGGGGCTATCGCTATGACGCGTTTATCGTCGATGGCCTGCGTGAGCGTGGCTGGCAGGTCGAGGTCATGGGGCTGGCCGGGCGTTTTCCGGTGCCTGACGAGCTGGCCTGGGAGGCGCTCGACCGCGCGTTGACCGATTTGCCGGACGACTCCCGTGTGGTGATCGACGGGCTGGCCATGGGCGGCTTGCCGGATGTCATCCAGACCCACGCTGGGCGGCTGCGCATCATTGCGCTGGTTCATCATCCGCTTGCCGATGAGTCCGACATCGGTTCGGTGCAGCGGATGCTGTTTCTGCGCAGCGAATCCGAGGCGCTTGCGTCGGTCGCGGCGGTCGTCACCACCAGTGCGTTCACTGCGCGGCGCTTGCAGGATTTCGGGGTGCCGTCCTCATGCATCAGCGTGGTGGTGCCGGGCGTGCAGGCCGCGCCGGTGGCCGTGGGTGGGCATCACCCGCTGCGCATGTTGTGCGTGGCAACGATCACGCCGCGGAAAGGGCACGAGGTGCTGGTCGCGGCCTTGCAACGTCTGGGCGAACTCGACTGGGAGTGCGTCTGCATCGGCAGCCTGCTGCGCGATCCGCTCCATGCGCAGCGGATTGCACGCCAGATTCAAGACGCCGGTCTGGGTGACCGGATGCGTTTGTATGGCGAGATGGCCGACGTCGAGCTCGCAGGGGCTTATGCGGCGGCGGATTGCTTCGTGCTCGCATCGCATTACGAAGGTTATGGCATGGTGATTACCGAGGCGCTCGCGCGCGGCTTGCCGGTGGTGTGCACGCGTGGCGGCGCGCTGGCCGAGACCCTGCCGCCGGAGGCGGGCTTGCTGGTGGCGGTCGATGATGTCGATGCACTGGCCGATGCGCTGCGGCGCATGATCGAGGAGCCTGCACTGCGCAAGCGTCTGCGTGACGGGGCACGCAAGGCACGGGACGGACTCAGGGGCTGGGCGGAAGCCGCCGCGGAGTTTGCGCGCGTGCTGGATTCGGTGTGA
- a CDS encoding CDP-alcohol phosphatidyltransferase family protein: MQSRPAPPSSAPLAAYELAAGLLLTWACAAGAAAVLGLPAGVQFAAVLIYLGMAGLILRAWPRLQQSLGAANRVTLLRACLVSIIAGAAWFPDALAANALPLAILSTAALALDGLDGWVARRSNSTSAFGARFDMELDAFFILALSFAVWQLDKAGAWVLAIGAMRYVFVLAMHPLPWLGAALPDSFRRKVVCVWQVGSLLVCLLPAVSATAATAILLVSLTTLSISFALDIGWLFQHARRSGASPQS, from the coding sequence ATGCAGAGTCGTCCCGCCCCACCTTCATCCGCACCGCTCGCCGCTTACGAACTCGCGGCCGGCCTGCTGCTGACCTGGGCATGTGCAGCGGGCGCAGCGGCAGTGCTCGGCCTGCCTGCTGGCGTGCAGTTCGCAGCAGTACTGATCTATCTCGGAATGGCCGGCCTCATCCTGCGCGCCTGGCCACGCCTGCAGCAGTCGCTGGGTGCAGCGAACCGGGTCACACTGCTGCGCGCCTGTCTGGTTTCCATCATCGCCGGAGCGGCGTGGTTTCCCGACGCACTGGCGGCGAATGCGCTCCCGCTTGCGATCCTAAGCACCGCGGCGCTCGCGCTCGACGGGCTGGATGGCTGGGTTGCGCGGCGCAGCAACAGCACAAGTGCATTCGGCGCCCGCTTTGACATGGAGCTCGACGCCTTCTTCATCCTCGCGCTGTCTTTCGCAGTGTGGCAACTCGACAAGGCCGGTGCGTGGGTGCTGGCAATCGGCGCAATGCGCTATGTCTTCGTGCTCGCCATGCACCCCTTGCCCTGGCTCGGCGCGGCTTTGCCTGACAGCTTCCGGCGCAAGGTGGTGTGCGTGTGGCAGGTCGGCAGCCTGCTCGTGTGCCTGCTGCCTGCAGTCTCCGCGACCGCCGCCACTGCAATACTGCTCGTTTCACTGACTACACTGAGCATATCGTTTGCACTCGACATCGGCTGGCTTTTTCAGCACGCCCGCAGGTCGGGTGCCAGTCCCCAGTCCTGA
- a CDS encoding DUF1499 domain-containing protein, whose product MKISRWAAGIAVALLATGCAGSFALAGEVLAADGLEPCPASPNCVSSQAADEGRRVAPLRYTGDEADARKRLLAVLRGMGGAQVKQDAGNDIHAEFRSAVFGFVDDVIFRFGPAGEIQLRSASRTGYYDFGANRRRVEAIRSGFDNRTEALR is encoded by the coding sequence ATGAAGATATCGCGCTGGGCTGCGGGGATCGCAGTTGCGCTGCTCGCGACGGGATGTGCCGGCAGCTTCGCGCTTGCCGGTGAGGTGCTTGCGGCCGATGGTCTCGAGCCGTGTCCGGCATCACCGAACTGCGTGTCGTCGCAGGCAGCAGACGAAGGCCGCCGGGTGGCGCCGCTGCGTTACACGGGCGACGAGGCCGATGCGCGCAAGCGCCTGCTTGCGGTGCTTCGTGGCATGGGCGGCGCGCAGGTCAAACAGGACGCGGGCAATGACATTCACGCCGAATTTCGCTCGGCGGTGTTCGGATTCGTCGATGACGTGATCTTCCGCTTCGGCCCGGCAGGCGAGATTCAGCTGCGCTCGGCATCACGTACCGGGTACTACGATTTTGGTGCAAACCGGCGCAGGGTCGAGGCCATCAGAAGCGGTTTTGACAACCGGACTGAGGCACTGCGCTGA
- a CDS encoding zinc-dependent alcohol dehydrogenase — MRTHAFWTVAPGRGEIRDTELEPPAAGALRVRALYSGISRGTERLVFDGEVPESEYARMRAPFQEGEFPAPVKYGYASVGVVEAAGSDEAAQALLGKTVFCLYPHQCDYVVPLSALTVLPEGLPAARAVLAANMETAVNALWDAAPAVGDRIAVIGAGVVGCLVAWLCSRLPGCRVELIDIDASRAQLATALGLRFRPPSAAAPECDLVIHASGQAAGLRDALRLAGQEAMVLEMSWFGRQAVSLPLGEAFHVRRLTLRSSQVGSIPPGRLPRWDYRRRLELALSLLTDPVLDALISGESSFFDLPTVMASVLDRDANTLCHRIRYPSPAG; from the coding sequence ATGCGTACCCATGCTTTCTGGACTGTTGCGCCGGGTCGTGGCGAGATTCGCGATACCGAGCTGGAGCCGCCGGCAGCAGGGGCGCTGAGGGTTCGTGCCCTCTACAGCGGCATCAGCCGTGGCACCGAGCGTCTGGTGTTCGATGGCGAGGTGCCTGAGAGCGAATACGCGCGCATGCGGGCGCCGTTCCAGGAGGGCGAGTTTCCTGCGCCGGTCAAGTATGGCTACGCCAGTGTCGGTGTCGTCGAGGCAGCCGGCAGTGATGAGGCGGCCCAGGCCCTGCTCGGCAAGACCGTGTTCTGCCTCTACCCCCATCAGTGTGATTACGTGGTGCCGCTGTCTGCGCTGACCGTGCTGCCCGAGGGCTTGCCGGCGGCGCGCGCGGTGCTTGCCGCCAACATGGAGACGGCGGTCAATGCACTGTGGGACGCGGCGCCTGCGGTGGGCGACCGGATCGCAGTCATCGGTGCCGGCGTGGTCGGCTGCCTGGTGGCCTGGCTGTGCAGCCGGCTGCCCGGCTGCCGGGTGGAACTGATCGATATCGACGCGTCGCGCGCGCAGCTTGCCACCGCGCTCGGGCTCAGGTTCCGGCCACCGTCAGCGGCGGCGCCGGAATGCGATCTGGTGATTCACGCCAGCGGGCAGGCTGCGGGCTTGCGCGATGCGCTCCGCCTTGCCGGGCAGGAGGCAATGGTGCTGGAGATGAGCTGGTTCGGGCGGCAGGCCGTGTCTCTGCCGCTGGGCGAGGCTTTTCACGTGCGCCGGCTGACGCTGCGTTCGAGCCAGGTTGGCAGCATTCCGCCCGGCCGGCTGCCGCGCTGGGACTACCGGCGCCGGCTCGAACTCGCGCTGTCCTTGCTCACCGACCCGGTGCTCGATGCACTGATCAGCGGCGAGAGCAGCTTCTTCGATCTGCCGACCGTCATGGCAAGCGTGCTCGACCGCGATGCAAACACCTTGTGCCATCGCATTCGCTACCCGTCGCCCGCCGGATGA
- a CDS encoding YceI family protein — protein MNTLRLSSKLLFALLLSAAGMPAALAAPQTYEIDPEHFSIGFQVQHVGYASVIGLFLEAGGQFVYDEDTRQLSSGRVVVAADSVFTNHKKRDGHLRDRDFLQAKRYPEIVFEASKFTPGENNTGKLEGMLTLRGETRPVVLDVTLNKAASYPFGHRKHTLGISARTTLLRSEWGMTYAVKDDMVSDQVEMRFELEAVRQ, from the coding sequence ATGAATACCCTGCGTCTCTCCTCCAAGCTTCTGTTCGCACTGCTGCTGTCCGCAGCCGGCATGCCCGCTGCACTGGCCGCACCGCAAACCTACGAGATCGATCCGGAGCATTTCTCGATCGGCTTCCAGGTGCAACATGTCGGCTACGCCAGTGTGATCGGCCTCTTCCTCGAGGCCGGCGGGCAGTTCGTGTACGACGAGGACACCCGCCAGCTCAGTTCGGGCCGCGTCGTGGTTGCCGCCGACAGCGTCTTCACCAATCACAAGAAGCGCGACGGTCACCTGCGCGACCGCGATTTTCTGCAGGCCAAACGCTATCCCGAGATCGTCTTCGAAGCCAGCAAATTCACGCCGGGCGAGAACAATACCGGCAAGCTCGAAGGCATGTTGACGCTGCGCGGCGAAACGCGGCCAGTGGTCCTCGACGTGACCCTGAACAAGGCCGCCAGCTATCCCTTCGGGCATCGCAAGCACACGCTCGGCATCTCGGCCCGAACCACACTGCTCAGAAGCGAATGGGGCATGACCTACGCGGTGAAGGATGACATGGTGTCGGACCAGGTCGAGATGCGCTTCGAACTGGAGGCCGTGCGGCAGTAA
- a CDS encoding YajD family HNH nuclease, with amino-acid sequence MKKIDHSKLDQIVADARRNADARSDGYRERALKIYPWICGRCARTFTHANLRELTVHHRDHNHDNNPSDGSNWELLCIYCHDNEHQRQLEAQAGGSTMTDNGTVATHSPFADLKARLAGKKS; translated from the coding sequence ATGAAGAAAATCGATCACAGCAAACTCGACCAGATCGTTGCCGATGCCCGCCGCAACGCCGATGCCCGCAGCGACGGCTACCGTGAGCGCGCGCTGAAGATCTACCCATGGATCTGCGGTCGGTGCGCACGCACCTTCACCCACGCCAACCTGCGCGAACTCACCGTCCATCACCGCGACCACAACCACGACAACAATCCCTCCGACGGCAGCAACTGGGAGCTGTTGTGCATCTACTGCCACGACAACGAACACCAGCGCCAGCTCGAAGCCCAGGCCGGTGGCAGCACCATGACCGACAACGGAACCGTGGCCACGCATTCACCGTTTGCGGACTTGAAGGCCCGACTGGCAGGCAAGAAAAGCTGA
- a CDS encoding TetR/AcrR family transcriptional regulator: MDTPPKHLPADERRAVTVESVVALAGAQNPSEITTAAIAKHMNLTQGALFRHFPNKESIWKAVMEWVAERLLARIDLSAQGIESPLAAMEAMFMSHVEFVIEHPGVPRMMFGELQRAESTPAKRMVQTLIERYGERLHRLIDTGKASGEIPASLDNAAAATLFIGTVQGLVMQSLLAGDVGRMRRDAPQVFAIYRRGIRSAQ; encoded by the coding sequence GTGGATACCCCGCCGAAGCACCTTCCTGCGGACGAGCGTCGTGCCGTCACCGTCGAGTCCGTCGTGGCACTTGCCGGCGCGCAGAACCCGAGCGAGATCACCACTGCGGCGATCGCCAAACACATGAACCTGACTCAGGGCGCGCTGTTCAGGCACTTCCCGAACAAGGAGTCCATCTGGAAGGCGGTCATGGAGTGGGTCGCAGAACGCCTGCTGGCCAGAATAGACCTGTCTGCTCAGGGAATCGAGTCGCCCCTGGCAGCCATGGAGGCGATGTTCATGTCACATGTCGAATTCGTGATCGAGCACCCTGGCGTACCCAGAATGATGTTTGGCGAACTTCAGCGCGCCGAATCGACACCTGCCAAGCGCATGGTGCAGACCCTGATCGAGCGCTATGGCGAACGCCTGCATCGTCTCATCGACACGGGCAAGGCCAGCGGCGAGATCCCCGCCTCTCTTGATAACGCGGCGGCGGCGACGCTGTTCATCGGCACGGTTCAGGGGCTGGTCATGCAATCACTGCTGGCAGGCGATGTGGGACGCATGCGCCGCGATGCACCGCAGGTTTTCGCGATCTACCGCCGCGGCATAAGGAGTGCGCAATGA
- a CDS encoding 6-pyruvoyl trahydropterin synthase family protein, whose product MYSLNVRDHIMIAHSFQGEIFGPAQRMHGATYVIDACFQREELDADGLVVDIGLASTVLHAKLAELNFRNLDEEAAFKGRNTTTEFMARVIFERMAVAIRDGELGEGGRGLTGLKVTLHESHIAWASYEGRL is encoded by the coding sequence ATGTACAGCCTGAACGTTCGTGACCACATCATGATTGCCCACAGTTTTCAGGGTGAGATCTTCGGCCCGGCGCAGCGCATGCACGGCGCGACCTATGTGATCGATGCCTGCTTTCAGCGCGAGGAACTCGACGCCGATGGTCTGGTGGTCGACATCGGTCTTGCCAGCACCGTGCTGCATGCAAAGCTGGCCGAGCTGAACTTCCGCAACCTGGACGAGGAGGCCGCGTTCAAGGGGCGCAACACCACGACCGAGTTCATGGCGCGGGTGATCTTTGAGCGCATGGCGGTGGCGATTCGTGATGGCGAACTGGGCGAGGGCGGCCGCGGGCTAACCGGGCTCAAGGTCACGCTGCATGAGTCGCACATTGCCTGGGCGAGCTACGAGGGGCGTTTGTGA
- a CDS encoding dodecin, with translation MSDHVYKIVELVGSSPVSSDEAIRNAIAKAGQSIRHMDWFEATEIRGHISDGQIAHFQVKVKVGFRLED, from the coding sequence ATGTCGGATCACGTATACAAAATCGTCGAGCTTGTCGGTTCATCGCCAGTCAGCAGCGACGAAGCCATCCGCAACGCCATCGCCAAGGCGGGGCAAAGCATTCGTCACATGGACTGGTTTGAGGCCACCGAGATTCGAGGCCATATTTCTGACGGGCAGATCGCTCACTTCCAGGTGAAGGTGAAAGTGGGCTTCCGCCTGGAGGATTGA